ACCAGGGAACACGCGAAACTTTCCGGTGCAGTGGCCATGAATTGGAGAGCCGTCAGAGATGCCCTGTCTGAGCCTGTTGGGGCGAGTACGTTAGTAATTCTCAGTATAGTCTGCTCGTCAAGCCCATGTAATAGGCATTCTTCCGTATCGTCGTGCAAGCCCGCTTTGACTACTTGCTGCATGCTGCTTTCGTCAAGAGGCCCTTCGAACAAGGCTGTGCGGGCGCCTCGCAGCAATTCAGCGAGAGACTTCTTGAAGCTATGAGGAAAGAAATGCGCAGTGCCCGCTAGAAAAGACCTCCGGCGGTTCTTTTGGAGCTGCCAAACCATCTTGAAACGTTTGTCTCTGAATCTTCGGAAGAGCATGCTCTTGTCGTCTCGGTGCTTCACGGTTTCGTAGTATAGGAAACGATGGCGTCCAGAAATGAAGGCTTTCTAATCATGAGTTCGGACATTTCGTATTTCCGGGAAGGAACACCACCCCATTTCTTCTTGAACCGGCGAATCCCTTCATTCACTCCAAGGCCAAGATGAATATACTCTTTGTTCAGTTCTTTGCCGATCCTGATCATTTCAAGAAAAAGCAAATCGGACGCGCCCCGGACGTAGTTCTTTTTGGAATGGCACCCGATTACATAGGTGACGAAACGCTTTGCCGAAAGGTCGATCACATAAAACGCGGCCAATTTGTTTCCCGGACCCCAGGCATTCAACACGAGCGAATCCTCAGCTTGCCCCACGTAATCCCACATTCCGAACAGCAGCTTTCCGACCCGTTCCGGCAGATCAACCCGGTCAACGAACTCACATGCCAGGTCATGGTGGCTTTGGCCAAGGCGCCTTCCGCGCTCGACCACTGTGCCACCCACGGCCCTCCTGACGGCTCTACGAGCGTCAGGTGGAATAGACGTGGCATGCAAGTCCAGGGTATAATAGTAATCGCTGTTGCGCTCAGTGCAGGATTTGCTGAACGACACCGGCAGTTCGGGCGAGACGAGCGAAACCTTTGCCGGACGAAAGGCCTTGACTAATTCATTAAAATCACGCTCTAATTCGTCCACTCGGAATTCCGTTTCCAAGGGGTACCCGACGAAAATTACCAAGTCGCCTTTCCGGCAACAAAAATAGTCGCGGAATAGAAACGGCTCTCCACCCGAAACCAGGGTCATCAGCTTGACGATGTGCTCAGGCACATAGGCTCGACTGAGGATCTCGCTTTCTTCCGCGTTCGTGATCATGCTTCAGTTACGAAAAGGCCAAACAGCGCTTGACATACCCTCCAAACCACCCGACGTGCCGAGTGATCGGAAAACAATGTTCCGTCAATTTCTCGAACCAGTCAACCGAATAGTCGGTGTCCAAAGCCACGATCACTTCAAGGTGGAGTTCACACAATCAACGAGCCGCGTGCGTCACAGAGGACCGGGGCGCGGCGTTGACCGACGCAGTCGTAAAGGGCTAACATGTTGATACAGTGTCAACGTAGAGGGCACCGCATTGGACTTCAATGGACTTCACGCCACCGCGGTCTTTGAACAATGAGGTAGGCTTCATCGGCAGTTTTCGACGGTAAAGAGCCCAGCGTGCTTAGAGAGGCGATTGATCAGCAGATGCTGACCCCTCAGGAACAGACTTTTTTGTGCGATCATTCGTATGTGCCGGAACATATTGCGGATTATGTGGAAGCGATTTCCGGAGAGGAGCCGTTTCTCCACGAAGATCACCTGTGCTTCTTCCGGGCGGGGCATTTGATTTTTGTGGGATATCCGTTCAATGAAGCGACCGACAAGGCCCCGGAAGCCTACGAATCGGCCTGTCGGCGGTTCCGCCCGTTTACCGCCGCGATCATCGCTCCGAGGTTATGGGTTGGTGCGACTGAATTGAATGGGCTTGTTGAGGACACGTACTACAGACTGGAGCTGCCCCTGAAGCCACTGACGGCCGACCTGGCTTACATGATTAGGAGGGCCCGCCGGGAGCTTTCAGTCCTCGAAGGGACTTTCGGAGAGGACCATGACAGGCTGGTCCGCTCATTCCTTGCCGAACGAGACCTTGGCCCGGGCCACCGAGAGATCTTCGGTAAGATACCCCAGTATCTGAACCATTCCTCGACCGCGCGTGTCCTGGAAGCGAGGAAAGGGGACCGCCTGGTCGCGTTTAACGTTGTTGATCTTGGCTCGGCTGATTATTGTTTTTATCTGTTCAATTTCCGTTCACTCGAATTCAACGTGCCGGGTGCGTCCGACCTGCTGTTCTATGAGATGGCTCACCTGGCCGAGGCCGAAGGGAAAAAGGCCATGAACCTCGGACTGGGCATTAGTCCCGGTGTCAGGCGGTTCAAGGAGAAATGGGGCTCTGTGCAGTTTCTGCCGTATACGTCTGCCTTTGTGAGAAGAAGGGCCAAAGGGCTATTCAGTTTGGTGATGGATATTGATAAGGGAATGTCGTTTCCCCGCACAGGCCAACAAATCGGACCCGGTATTATGGCAAACTCCATGAAGTCAGGGTCTCCTTCAACGAAGCTCCCAGTGACCGCGTTGGAAGGCCGAGGCAGACTGCTTTCTTCCTTGGCGACTTTTTGGCACACCTTTGTAAGCGGTCTCACCGGACCATCGAGGAGCGAGAGTCTAACCGCTCGGGACACCGGGAAGAGGCGTTGGCGTCTAGTGCAGGTCGAATCGACCCTGGCATGCAATCTCCGGTGCATCATGTGCCCCTGGAAAGAGTTCAGAGAGAACGCCCGAGATCGCGGCACCATGAGCGAAGAGGTCTGGGAGGCAATTAAGCCGCACCTCAAGGACGCTCGATCCGTTGACTTTACCGGTGGTGGAGAGCCGCTGCTCCAGCCCAGACTGGCTGAATGGATTGCGGATGCAAGATCCGCGGGATGCGAAACCGGAGTTCTGACAAACGGCCTGTTGCTGAACCAGGCAATGGCAAAAAAGCTGTTCAATGCAGGCTTGAACTGGATCTGCGTGTCTGTTGACGGAGCAACAAAGGAGGAATACGAAAGAATTCGGAAAGGGTCCAGCTTTGAGAAAGTTTGCGAAAACTTGGCAAGCGTTGCCAAACTGAGAACCAATGAAATTCCCATGGTGATGATCAATTTTGTGATGATGTCGGAAAACCTCCATCAACTGGAAGACATAGTGAGGTTGGCCTCCCAATTGGGAGTGGACCAGGTGAATTTCAAGCAATGCGAAGTAATACGGGGTGACTACGGGAAGGGTCACGGATTGTTCGGACCCAAGCAAACCGGAGAAATCAAGAGACTTCAAAAGGCCCTTGCGAGAGCGCGCAGCCTGGCAAAGAAGCTGCACGTTCAAACAACCGCTTTGTCCTTGACTCCCACTGAACGGCCGGTTTGCGAACAGGACCCCACGGATTCGCTGTTCATCCGCCATGACGGGACAGTGGCTCCTTGCATAAGCTTGGCCAACGGCGGTCCGACGACGTTTCTGGGGCGGGATGTGATCATGCCGTCCGTGCGGTACGGTAGTCTGCCGGACAACGATCTCTTCGATATGTGGAAAACTGAATCCTGCGCGCTCTTCAGGGAAACGTTCCAAGAGCGAATCCGGGCCTATGAAGAGACTTTTCTCGCGGGGCTCACAAGGGGTGCCCGCTTGACGCCCGAGAGACTCCTCGAAGAGGCTCTCAAGAAAATGCCCAAAGCGCCGGAAGGGTGCACCATCTGCCACTATCTCTACGGCATATAATACGGGAAGATAGAAGAAAACTCGTAACAAATCACGGCAATCATTACATGTTGAGTCGTTATACCGGTTGCCAAAAGTAATGTCCGTTTGGCCCGAAGATAATCAGTCTGGTTTTTTGGTTGGTATCGACGGGGCCTACTTTGCCGGAGCGTTATAACGCCCGTCGTTCCTGCGAAAGCGGGAACCCAGGAAATCCCGCGTGCCGCGGGACTGGATTCCTGCTTCCGCAGGAATGACGGAATGGCGTCCTCTCGAATCGGACAAAAATTTTGGCAACTGCTATATACCCGGCGGAGCGGCGGTCCATTGTAGCGGCGACATCCCGCTCCCACCCCGCGTGGTGCATGAATCCGAGCCTGGTAAACGATTACAAAGACTGTTCGTGCGGCATTTGAAATTTGTTCCGCAACCGGATTGACACGCCCGCCGGAGTCGAAGGATAATCCATGATTCACTGGAACAATCTTGGGTCCGAAGAACCCGCTCGTACGAGTCAGAACGGAGAGTGCCAAGCTCATGCTCCTTGCCATTGATGTCGGAAACACCAACACCGTCATAGGGGTCTACGAGGGTGATACACGAGTCGGTATCTGGAGGATTCGTACTCTCGAAGACGTCACCGCGGACGAGTACAGAATGATCCTGCACGACCTTGCTGCGATAGAGAACATGCCGCGTTTTCGTATAGACGGGGCCATAATTTCGTGCGTGGTTCCACCTCTAATTGGGGCCCTCGACGATCTATGCAGGAATTACCTCAAGGTAACTCCTTTATTTGTCGGACCAGGTATCAAGATGGGAATGCCCATCAGGTACGACAACCCCAGGGAGGTCGGCGCGGACAGAATCGTCAATGCCGTGGCTGCGTACGAAAGGTGGCGATGCGATTTGATAGCCGTGGATTTCGGAACGGCTACCACCTTTGATTACATAAATAAGGCCGGCGAGTATGAAGGAGGAGCGATCGCGCCCGGGGTGAAGATCGCCGCAGAAGCCTTGTTCCACGAAGCTTCCAAGCTTTTTAGGGTGGAATTGGTCGCGCCACAGAGGGTCATTGCCAAAGACACTGCTACGGCCATACAATCGGGCATCGTATTCGGTTATGCTTCATTGGTGGACGGCATTCTTACGCGCATGTTCGAGGAACTAGGCGCCAGGCCGAAGGTGGTGGCTACGGGTGGACTCGCGAAGACCATCTGTGCCCAGACGCGACTGGTGGATCACATCGATGAAGACTTGACCATGGAAGGACTTCGTATCATTTACTACAGAAACAACCCTCCCCAAAAAGGCTGAGCGAAAAGAGCGAGGCGCCGGCTGCCTTCACCGTTTTCTGCACGAATTGAGCGAACACTATTTCGTTATCTAACTTGACCTAGTTTTTCGGGCACGGCACGCCGTGCCCTCCGGACGTGTTCCGCAAAGTCCATTTCACGTCGCCACAGTAGTCAAGGCCGAAATAAATGTCCTGGAACGCGGCACGATCCCGGGTGTTGGCAAGGACCACGATTGAGGGTTCGGCGGGACAACCGGAATGTTTCGTTCGGAAAGGAATTTGAAAAAACGCTACACTTCTTCGTCCGCCCACCAGAATGAAACCTTTCAAACATCGAAGTGTCACTAAACAAATAAATGGGGGGTTCGTGTGCTTGACAACTTGTGGATCAATTAAAACTGTTATGGGTAGGTGAGTCTTTCCTTCCACTTATTTGTGATCGTGTCACCGAGGAGGGAATAACCGCCACGAATTATTGTGCTCAAAACCGACAAGCGAGAAGAGTCTCGCGAAATTACGAACTTGTATGGAGGATGAGTAATGTATAAGTCACTGCTGGTTGGAATTATGGTACTTTCCGTCCTGATGATGGGAGCCATGCTGCCGTTGACATCTGATGCCAGGTGGTACGGCGGAGGCTACGGGGGGTACTACAGCGCTTATCCCGCCACCTATTCCGGATATGGATATTATCCCTACTATGGTGGCTACGGTTGCGGCTACAGCGGCTACGGCTGGGGTGGCGGCTATGGAATGGGCAAACGAGGCGGCTTTGGATTTGGCGGCTTCAGGCCCTTCGGCGGATTCGGATTTGGCGGTTATGGTTACTGACACGATCGTCAGGAATCCAGGCACATAAACCCATGCCCCTAATTGCGTAGTGGGCGCGGACGGTCATTGTTACTCACGGTCTGGCCATGCCAGATGATGTAGCGAACAGTTCGCGTTTCCGGAAGCCTCAAAATGACCAGGGCGCCCACCACGCTCAATTGACCGAATAGACTCGGTATCTCGCCCAATCTCTACGATCTCTCCCACGTCGGTTCTTATCTGTGGTTGCTGGCGATCCATGCCTTCTGGTTTGACCTTGCCGCCTTGCTCTTACCGAATCAGTGATTATGGTAAGGACGAGCCCTCGTAGCGCCTCCCCCCGGTGCGAACGGGGCTCAAACCTCCGGGATATGGCGATGGGGTCCCGGAGGTTTAACTTTCATGTTGACGTGAGATTTAGGCTGGGCTTGCTCAGGAAAGGGTAAGTCCGGAAAACATGGTCATTCAGGCGGTAACCCCGCCGGCGGCATTGCAGCCGCCGGCGGGGTTACTTGTTCTATATCTGGCTTCTAGGCTCTACCAGGAAGCTGCGTCATTTCAATGTGATTGGGGAGGCAGAGCCTCCCGGTATGCATTCCGAGCCAGGTCCTCGGGACGAAAAAAGACCCCGCCGGGGGTTACCCTTATCGGCGGGGTCATGCATATAACAAATGAGGTGATTTGGTGAATCGTTTAGAACACGCCCTTCACCTTCCCTGTTTCCACGTCTACGTCCACACGCCTGAATGCGGGGTTGGACCCTGTTCCCGGCATCAGGGAAATGGCACCGGCAACGGGCACCATAAAACCGGCGCCTTTGTAAGTTAGGATGTCTCGAATAGGAAGAATCCACCCCTTCGGCACGCCCTTTATGTTCGGATCGTGAGAAAGGCTGAGATGCGTCTTAACCATGCAGGTCCCCAGCTTGGCCAGCTCCGGATCCGCTTCCATCTTTTTGGCCTTGGCTTCCGCCTCCGCGGTGTAGCTGACTCCGTCTGCACCGTAGACCTCTTTGGCAATCAGCTCGATCCTCTGGCGGAGCGGCAGGCTCAGGTCGTAAAGGAGTTTGAACTCGTTCTTTTCTTCGCACGCGTCTACCACTGCGTCTGCAAATTCCAGCGCGCCGTCGCCACCCTTCAGCCAGTGTGCGGACACAGCGGCCCGGGCGCCGGCAGCTTCGGAAAGGCGTTTCACCACAGCGATCTCATTCTTGGAGTCCGTGTAGAAAGAGTTGATGCAAACAACCGGGTTAATGCCGGCTTTCTTGACCGTCTCAATATGCTTAACCAGGTTCGCACAACCTGCTTCCACCCATGGCACGTTCTCGCCCTCATATTCCTTCGGCATCGGAAGGCCCGGCCGAGGAACAGGAGCGCCTCCGTGGCATTTCAGGGCGCGAATGGTGGCTACTATGACGGCGCAGTTGGGCTTCAACCCTGAGAAACGGCACTTGAGGTTCCAGAATTTCTCAAAGCCGATGTCCGCACCGAACCCCGATTCTGTCACGTGGTAATCTCCCAGCTTGAGACCCACTCTGTCCGCGATGATGGAGGACTGCCCGATTGCGATGTTGGCAAAAGGACCGGCATGTACGAAGACCGGTTGGCCTTCGATGCTCTGCAGCAGGTTCGGGTTCAGGGCTTCCACCATCCAAGCGGTCATCGCGCCGTCAACTTCCAGGTCTCCGGTGGTTACCGGCTGGCCTTTCTTGTTGTACGCCACCACGATGCGTCCCATTCTCTCGCGCATGTCCTTGAGATCCGTAGAAACAGCCAAGATGGCCATGATCTCGGAGGACACGGCGATCCCGAACGAGGATCGCATCATGAATCCATCCATTTTCCCGCCAATACCGATAATTATGTTGCGAAGGGCCTGGGCGCAAAAATCCATGATCCAGCCGAATTCCACGTTGCGGGGATCAATGTCCAGCCTTGGCTGGCCTCTCTTGGCCCATTCTTCGTCATCGTAATTGAATTCGTGCTGCATGCGGGCGGTGAGCGCAACCATAGCCAGGTTATGAGCGTTCATGATGGCGTTAATGTCGCCGGTGAGCCCCAGAGAAAACGGCGTCAAAGGTATGCACTGCGCCAAGCCGCCTCCGGCCGCTGAGCCCTTAATGTTCATGGTGGGACCGCCGGAGGGCTGCCTAATGGCCGCCACGACGTTCTTGCCTCGTTTGCCCAGGCCTTCCACCAACCCCATGCTGCTGGTGGACTTGCCCTCGCCCAGAGGCGTGGGGGTAATGGCGGTTACGTCAATGTATTTACCGTCTGGTTTGCCGGCAAGGCGCTTGAGAACCTTCGAGAAGTCAACTTTTGCCACATAGTGCCCATGCGGGAGAAGTTCTTCCTTGGTCAGTCCCAACTCCTCTCCGAGCTGATAGACGGTTTTCATTGTTTTTTCGGCTTCTTCGGCAATCTGCCAATCAGCCATCTTTGTGGGGTCAAGAGCCATCGATACCTCCTGTGCGAATGATCACCGTATGCAGGCTGCCCCGCTGCAATCGGTTGCTCAAATGGATTTTCGATTTATTGAGATCCGGCGAGAAAACCACATTATATTAGTCTTAATGTCGGAACATTGCAAGCAAAA
This portion of the Desulfomonile tiedjei genome encodes:
- a CDS encoding type III pantothenate kinase, producing the protein MLLAIDVGNTNTVIGVYEGDTRVGIWRIRTLEDVTADEYRMILHDLAAIENMPRFRIDGAIISCVVPPLIGALDDLCRNYLKVTPLFVGPGIKMGMPIRYDNPREVGADRIVNAVAAYERWRCDLIAVDFGTATTFDYINKAGEYEGGAIAPGVKIAAEALFHEASKLFRVELVAPQRVIAKDTATAIQSGIVFGYASLVDGILTRMFEELGARPKVVATGGLAKTICAQTRLVDHIDEDLTMEGLRIIYYRNNPPQKG
- a CDS encoding radical SAM protein, whose amino-acid sequence is MLREAIDQQMLTPQEQTFLCDHSYVPEHIADYVEAISGEEPFLHEDHLCFFRAGHLIFVGYPFNEATDKAPEAYESACRRFRPFTAAIIAPRLWVGATELNGLVEDTYYRLELPLKPLTADLAYMIRRARRELSVLEGTFGEDHDRLVRSFLAERDLGPGHREIFGKIPQYLNHSSTARVLEARKGDRLVAFNVVDLGSADYCFYLFNFRSLEFNVPGASDLLFYEMAHLAEAEGKKAMNLGLGISPGVRRFKEKWGSVQFLPYTSAFVRRRAKGLFSLVMDIDKGMSFPRTGQQIGPGIMANSMKSGSPSTKLPVTALEGRGRLLSSLATFWHTFVSGLTGPSRSESLTARDTGKRRWRLVQVESTLACNLRCIMCPWKEFRENARDRGTMSEEVWEAIKPHLKDARSVDFTGGGEPLLQPRLAEWIADARSAGCETGVLTNGLLLNQAMAKKLFNAGLNWICVSVDGATKEEYERIRKGSSFEKVCENLASVAKLRTNEIPMVMINFVMMSENLHQLEDIVRLASQLGVDQVNFKQCEVIRGDYGKGHGLFGPKQTGEIKRLQKALARARSLAKKLHVQTTALSLTPTERPVCEQDPTDSLFIRHDGTVAPCISLANGGPTTFLGRDVIMPSVRYGSLPDNDLFDMWKTESCALFRETFQERIRAYEETFLAGLTRGARLTPERLLEEALKKMPKAPEGCTICHYLYGI
- a CDS encoding formate--tetrahydrofolate ligase, translated to MALDPTKMADWQIAEEAEKTMKTVYQLGEELGLTKEELLPHGHYVAKVDFSKVLKRLAGKPDGKYIDVTAITPTPLGEGKSTSSMGLVEGLGKRGKNVVAAIRQPSGGPTMNIKGSAAGGGLAQCIPLTPFSLGLTGDINAIMNAHNLAMVALTARMQHEFNYDDEEWAKRGQPRLDIDPRNVEFGWIMDFCAQALRNIIIGIGGKMDGFMMRSSFGIAVSSEIMAILAVSTDLKDMRERMGRIVVAYNKKGQPVTTGDLEVDGAMTAWMVEALNPNLLQSIEGQPVFVHAGPFANIAIGQSSIIADRVGLKLGDYHVTESGFGADIGFEKFWNLKCRFSGLKPNCAVIVATIRALKCHGGAPVPRPGLPMPKEYEGENVPWVEAGCANLVKHIETVKKAGINPVVCINSFYTDSKNEIAVVKRLSEAAGARAAVSAHWLKGGDGALEFADAVVDACEEKNEFKLLYDLSLPLRQRIELIAKEVYGADGVSYTAEAEAKAKKMEADPELAKLGTCMVKTHLSLSHDPNIKGVPKGWILPIRDILTYKGAGFMVPVAGAISLMPGTGSNPAFRRVDVDVETGKVKGVF